The Gossypium hirsutum isolate 1008001.06 chromosome A03, Gossypium_hirsutum_v2.1, whole genome shotgun sequence genome contains the following window.
GTTACTTTTGGCATTTGGGGCTGCACTGCTTGGTGTTATGGTGCTGCACAAGTTCAGGGAGATACGCATCTTCAACCTCCTTATCGAAGATAAGAACCGTCAGCTCCTTTCCCTTCAGCTACTGTTGCAGGTtccttctcttttctctctccttcatGCATGCGCTGTCGCTTTTTACGTGTCACTCTCTCTAACTGACAAATCACAAACACCATGCATTCCATTCCATTCCAGTCCATCCTCTTTTCCGTtctttttgtttacttttttaacttttttgtttataattattttgacgATCCAAGcggaaaaaaaaaggtaaactcTGGGTAGTTCATGGAGGAAATCTCTTGATTTACAATGCTGTAGTGATCAAACACAAAATCTTGTGCATTGTGAAATCATAAGGACAAGTTGTGGTAAATGAGTAGGTACATGCCTTGctgaatttgaataattataattcttGGGAGTTGAGACGCTTGAGACAGGGAATGAGGAATCGCAGGGTCGATGTTGCGTGTTTGTAGAGCAAAACTCCTCTTTCTAGATGATGGTTTGACATTTTTCTCACATTTCAGTGAGATGCAAGTCTAGCCATGTGATTGCAATTAGTGACATTTTTGCTCAGCTTGCGTTGTTTTGGTGTCATCTCTTAATAATGTTTCTAATCGAAGAAACAAACTTACAGCAAAGTTTGCTACGGTCTGGAGTCTAGGAAAGAGAACAAATGCAGATTATGTAATCTTTTCGGAGTGAAAAGATCATAGATCTTACTTTCTTGTATaattttctcaccttcatttggTTGAAAAAATGTCAAACTTGGGAGTTTCTATATAAAATTATGTTCACCTTCATGTATCCACTTCCAAATCTGGGTAACATAGGACTTAAAACATTGCAAAGGTTCAAAACGTTGACAttgttgttttctttaatttcaatCACAGAAGGAAAAAGAATACACCAAAGACATGAGAAGGAAAGCTGAAGAGACAAAAGCAAAGATATACTACCTTAGAAACCAAAAAATGGAGCTTGATCGTAGGCTGTTGGACATGCTATCTACACTTGATTCCCTTAAAGATGAGCAGAAGGCCATGGAGTCTGCTCtggaagagaaaaagagagagatcAAACTGCTACGGGATAAAGACTTGAATACAGGAAATGAGAACCCTCAGATCATAGCTTTAACAGCAACTTTGAAGCAAAAGGAAGCTGAAATTGAGGAATTGAAGCACCATCTTACAGGTCAAGTAAGGGTTTGGTCAGTGAGTACTGATGACCCATCGAATCCTAAAGTAAATATGACAAAGGGGAAGACAGAGTTCAGCCGTGAGGAGAGTAGGCGAGTACATGAATCTTCATACAAGGGCGGACACAATTCACCGGAAGGTCAGGATGCAACTGAGACTAAATTCAGTTTTTCGCAAGAGGAAGACAAAGGAGAAGGGTTTGAAGATGGAAGTGAGAAAAGAGGTGGACAGCAGCAGAAACTTGAAAGTTTGGGAGAAAATGCCAACAATCATGGAGCCATAAGAGAAATGAAAATTGGGGATACTGATGATACAGGCAATTATGTAGTAGATGGGAAGAAGAATCATGCGAATGCCATTGATACGGTTAATGATGTGGATAACGAACAAGAGAAGAGAATTAGCTTCAGTGGGCAGCTTGAAAAACGTAGAGTTCCTCACCTGGAAAGTGAACGAATTCGTGAAGgtgggaagaagatggacatagaTGAGAATTCTAGGATTTCAAGTTTACCAGAGAGAATCGGCCACTTAAGCAGatcaaaaggaaaaagatggagaaGTCTTGCTAGGAAAAGGCTCCTAAAGAGGAATGTAAATTCCGGAATTGATGCAGTGGAAAACATGACAGGTAGAAGGTTGTCCAAAGAAAATAAAGCCCTTGTAAGAAGCAAGGAAGATGGAGCAGGTTCTGGGGAGCCACAAAAAGATGAAAGAGACAAAACAGAAAAAACTGGCCCGAGGAAGGAAATGGGTGCTAGAAAAGCTAATTTGTTCAAGCATCGGAACTCTGAAGATACTGAAGATATGAGCGACAGAAAAGTGAGTGCCAAGACAAGCCATCAGGTGGAGGGAGAAAATGCAATGCAAAGAAACCATGACGACTCTTTGGCAATGGCAATACAAGACACAGGTGTGATTAGAGAAGCCAGTAAGTATACACAAGGCACCAACCATGTTAAAGTTGAAGAAGCTGCCAAGATCAAACAGATTGAAGGACATGAAACGGAAGAAGATATAGAGGTTGCCTATGAACAAGAGCCAAAAACAGAAGCAGAAAAGGGTGACCTTTCCAGCAACTATATGTCTGAATCTGATGGTAAAGAAGGGAATAAGGATGACACAAACGAGCCCCATTTTTAATTTTCGTATGCTTTTGGAGTGTTTTGTTAAAGTTGTAATTGTCATAACTCTTAAACAGTAAAAATATGTTTAGAATTAATGGAAATATCACTAAATAGTTAATGCCTGTGATTTCCTCGAGTGACCGGGAGAAAATTGTTATCGACAGTGCAAAGAATATAGAAGTCAAAACTTAGCAGACAGTAACACTAGAGAATTTAAGGAACTTAACTCAAATCTCATTAAATCAGGACAATATGCAAAAAAGCATTGttcatttcttttcaaattcatCAACAGATTTTAAGTCTTCAAAACTGTTACTTCCCATTATCAACAGGACTAGCCAACAAATCAGGCAGTGTGTTCACTGAAACTAACCTCCAATTTTGCTCATTCACCATTCTCTTAGTAAAAAAGAAATGATGAACAAGAAAACAGATTTCCTCcccaacaaaagaaaaaaacaatatcCTAAGAGCATAGAAGTTCCAGCCACACATTATTACTGGGAATCTTGTAAAAATTAAAAGCTCCAACCTCATTTCTTTGCCGTTTCCACTGTGttctgcaacaaaaagaaaatatatttattggGGGAGATGCCATAATAGGTATACTATAATAATGTGAGATCTGAGGAATTGTTAGGCACCCGTATTATCTATTAATGGTTAGATGCTCAATGAAATAAGATCACCAAGTAGAGGCCACCAGCAAGCTGGTTGGCGGAAATGTAAACATGAGCTCGTATGGTATAAAAACTACTAATGCTTTCCAACCATAACCTGGCTTTTATAGCAGGTAAATAATATTCATACCATGGTGATTTTGTGAACTAAGAATTAGTGCGATTGAACGACCTTAAATGGTTTATAGTGATAAAATTTAGCACTGTCCAACAGAATAATCTCCAGCAAAATGGGATATATGCCTAACTAAAAGCCACAATAAAACTGCCCAACAATACATATATTCAGGTATGAGTTTGGAAGTATGATTCTCTAATGAACAAGCTTAGAAAAATTGAGTATACGCATCTTGGACTTGTACAGCTTCGAGTCCAGGTAAGATAGCTCTAGACTGTCATTCCTATCAAAACAGACTCCATTCTACTAACAAGCAAAGTCCAAATATAAAAGTACCTCTTCTTTCTTGCCTTTGCCTTTAGTTAAGAACTTGTATCCGCCATAGAAAACCAGACCCCAACCAGTTAAAGAGACGATAACAAACTGTGCAATCATTCAAATAGGTTAATACACTGATGGAGAAACAAAGCCTACGAacttaatacataataaaataggatatAAAAATCGTTAGACTGTATGCTATAAAATCTAACAGCAGCCACAACTCAACAAGATTTTAACTTCAAATAACTGAAAGACAGCATTAAAAGTGGAGAGGGCGTAGATTAgaaatattaaatgaaaaaaaaattcgcaATTTCCTAATCTGAAAATCTACAAACTGGAAATAGGTTAAGAAATTAGGggaaatttgaaatataaaacatgaaaagaaaCAAACTGACATGCTCTTCCTTCCAATTAGCTGGGTTCATTGGTTCTTGCCAACAATTAACTTTTGGGGGTCCATGGTGAtctgcaaaaaaaaaagttcaataaATATACAGTAAAAACATGTTCTTTAACTTCTAAGATCCCCTAGCTCCAACTATGATCAAAgtcaaatgagattaaattgaGGTTAATCGGGAGACAAATTTTACATATTGAATACAATGTAAATTTAAAgcgtaaaaataaataaataaataaatatgggtataCAAAGAATACCTGCAGCGCCGGCAAGACCCCGGCGGGTAATGAGAGAAGCGGCTTGACAGGGAGGTGGTGTTCGAGGTACAGTCGCTATCCTACGAGCTGCAACCGCCGCCAAAGTAGCCATCAAGGTggttccttcttcttcttttttttcctctgtGTAGGGGCTAATCACAAGAGAATCGGGGATGGTTACCGTGTAACCTATACTGCGTCTGCTATAAATATTTATCTGGTGTCACTTAATTTAGTATTTaagaaaatatgtaaaaattaaattaaatttatttttttaggcttGTTCCTAAATTATACTTATTTTCCAAAATTGAGAGTTAaactttttttatcaaaatttgtaTTTAAACTATTCAACCGTTAGTCtcattaaacaaaaaattttaaccaaTCACATCTATCATGTAGAcgtctatttatttttttaaatattattaaaattcataaatataattaaaaatagttaaaaaattaaaatatcttaaaCCGTTTTTTACTCCTTGAAAATATCCCTAATCATATTTTACTAATAATCCctattttattctaaaaaaatccaagaacccttttatcaaaaaaaattcactaaCCCTTTGAATATTCTTAGAAACTTCCATCCCTTATGGAATTGATAGGAGGGTAAGTTTAAAGAACCAAAATTTTTACTGAAACTTTTGTTTAActgaagaatttttttttagagtaaagcaaaaaatttcttttttattttgttggatATAGTAGATGTCGACTACAAGTTCAAAAACTTATAAGTTGAGGGTTATTCATTGTTACTGTAGATTAAGAGCAttgatttgtaatttaaatactaCTTGGAGCAAAAGGAAAAATTATATGGTTGTTCAAAGTAAAAAGAggtgctttattttattttattttgtttcacaCCATATTTGGCGTAAATAAATGTTGAATAGTTGTATATATCTATGAGTTTTCACGTTGaaggtttaatttgataaaaaatttggTTAAGGAATGTTTACGATCAATATTATAGGATTGATGTTTTAATTTGAGTTTTGTTTGATATGAagtttaatttgataatgtttttagttaaaatgaaggatttgatttttgaattaaattgatttgtatatttgaATGGTGTGAGGTGATTGTAATTTCTTTAAATAGGTTAAAAAGTAAGATGAATCATCCTTACTCTCTAACCAACTCCACCATCTCAACTTCACTGACTCTCGACCCACTAGatgaatcatcattatcaacTTCCACACATTTTCTCCCAACAACATTTTCAGTAAACAATCTCTTGTATGTATTGCTGTTAAATATTTGCCATTTGTATTGTTGACAACCATAAAGAGGCGTTCCATTACATGGGGACAAATTCGACTCTGGAACTCCCTCTACACTACAGACTAGAGTCCCCTTTTATCTAGTTCTCTCGTCAACTTAATTCTAAGCCATACTTACTCCATCATCTCTCCACTTCCCTTATTCTCGAAAGACTGTTGTTATTATACAATCCATTTGGGGTTGTAAAGTCCTTCCCATTTGAATAGTTAATTTGCATCAGTTGATTTTCCTTCtgagttttattaaaagaaaaacgaATAAATCTCATACATTCTAAACATTGAAGTATTGAAATATGAGTTCCAACTCTACAAACTACATGCGACTACTGTCTTTAACGAAACAGTTAACCTCTTACGTGAACCAAGGTCGTCACTTGGACGCCCTCTCTCTCTTCCACACCATGCAAACCTCTCCATCTCTCACTCTCGACCCTTTCGTCTTCCCTCTCGTTCTCAAATCCTGCGCTGCCATCCACCGCCCCCGACTGGCCTCCTGCATTCACGCTCACGCCACCAAGTCATCTCTCCTCTCCAACCAATTTGTCGCTTGCGCTCTCATCGACATGTATGGCAAATGCTTCTCCATCTCTCTGGCCCGCAAGTTGTTCGACGAAATCCCTCAACGAAACGCCGTTTCTTGGAGTTCCATGATTTCTCTCTACACGCGCTACGGCCGTATGGATGCGGCGTTGGCGCTGTTCCAATCTATGGATGTTGAGCCAAACGAGTCCACGTTTAATGCCATCATAGCAGGTTTGACTGAAGTGGGAGATGGCCCTTCTAAGGCTATTGGATTTTATAGAAGAATGCAGGAACTGGGTTTGAGGCCGAATTTGATTACTCTTCTTGCTTTATTACCCGCTTGCGTCGTCTTAGCTGCATTGAGTTCGATTAAAGAAATTCATGGCTACGCGTTTCGAAGCAACATAGAATCTCACCCGCAGTTGAGAACTGGTTTAGTGGAAGCTTACGGGCGATGTGCAAGTCTTGTTAACGCTCGAAATGTATTCCAATATATGAAAGAAAGAGATGTAGTTGCTTGGAGTAGTTTAATATCAGCTTACGCTTTACATGGTGAGGCAAGGGGTGCACTGGAAGTTTTTAAACAAATGGAGTTGGCGAAAGTGCGGCCTGATGACATTACTTTTCTCGGAGTATTAAAAGCGTGTAGCCATGCTGGATTAGCTGATGAAGCATTGGGTTATTTTGATAGAATGAGAATAGATTACAAAGTTGAAGCAAGTGCTGACCATTATTCATGTTTAGTTGATGCATTGAGCACAGCAGGCAGGTTGTACGAGGCTTATAATGTTATAAAAGAAATGACTATGAAGCCAACTGCGAAGACTTGGGGAGCACTACTTGGTGCTTGTAGAACTTATGGAGAAGTAGAGTTGGCTGAGATTGCTGGGAGAGCTTTGTTTGAGATAGAGCCATCTAATGCAGCCAATTATGTGCTGTTGGCTAAGATTTATGCTAGTGTAGGAAGATATGAGGAAGCTGAGAGAATGAGAATGGAAATGAAGGAAAGGGGAGTGAAGGTAGCTCCTGGTAGCAGTTGGATTTGAATCAAGACCTAGGAACTTTGGTGGATTTTTCTGTTGCAGCTTTAAAGATTATCATTGCCTTGTTAGGATCTTGGTGATGACTTCTTGTTTAGCTCTACCTATGCTAATTCACCATTCAAAGAAGCTTTTTTGAGGTGAACGAACAATGGAAGGCATAGCTAGCCGGAGTTGGCTCCCAATGCCATATTAGGTGCAATTTTGGACATTGGAATCCATATTGCTGCTAAGCTGACTGGTTTCTGGCATTTGATATGGATGATAATATGAAGGCAGATAAACGTTTGGCTGTTTCCAAATGACCAATGTGCACACGCTTTTACTTTGTTATTGTTCCAATAAACCTTTAATATTATGGTTTCGGTATCAAGTTACCTATCCTCCCTCGATTATCCAATGTACAAaaagggatatatatataaactcTACTATTTCTGAACCGTTTAAATAGTAGCAGTATACGATATCTCTTCTTTTTAATGAAACAGAGAGAATATTAGAAGCCATCACCTGCACAGCCTCCTATTAACAAAATTTCTTTGGAGGTTCATACCTCATGGCGTGCAGTAAATCTCTGAAGTCTCCATGTTCTAGCACATGATGAGGGGCTTGACAGAGTAAAGGTCATTTCATGTTGGCAATGGCGCcccaacatcatcatcatcatcatcatcatcatcatcatcagacAATATCACAAGACAAGGGCACACATGTTCCTTAATTTCATATTAGAGATTCTTGTAATATTTTCAGACTGGAGCATAGCAGCAGCAAATTGAAACTGATTTTATTTCGGTCTCTCCATCATATGTTCTTTGCAGCAGCTTTCCGGACCCTTTTCAAACATTGGACCTTCACAAATATAAGAACAGTGTTTCTATTGAAACTATAGATTGTGGGAAACTGATTGTGATTTTATGTAGCTAATTGATTGATTAAGATCAGAAACTTTCAGGAACTATAATCAATTTTCAAAATGAATGTTTCTAACTATCTATGGAGGAAAGTTAAATAGAATGTTTCACCCAAAAAGCAAGAGAAAAGCTTATCTTATTATTGCATTTGTAGAGAAACATTTTGCTTAATCAGCAACATATGTATGGATTAAAAGCCAATATAACCATTCTTAGCCCATAACAATAGTTATGGTATACATCCTGAAACCTCAAACTCTACAGcttaccaaaaaataaaaagaaaaagaaaaagtgaatcACTGTTCCTCACCATCCTCTTCTGCAAAACTCAGAGCCTGACAAACAGAGTCCTCCTCTGCTTCTTCCTCCATAGAAAAGTATGATTTCCGTCCCGTCAATTCGGCAACTCTTTTGGCTGGACCTGAATCCCGAGGACTTTCAGCCCAAACCCTGACAGTTCTAATCTTTGGTAGCACATCGTTGATCTTATCAATTGACTGCGGAGATTCATCCTGTGTTGCATCCTTTAGAATGATCACTTCACTAGGAATTTCCCACTTCTTTTTCACTCTGCTCTCACTCTTTTGATTCTTGCAGGATTCCACTACCCGTTCATTTGAAACACGCTTCTTATCGTGCCTGTTGCTCTCCTGCTTATCGTTTTCTGTTAAAGATCGCTTTCGAGCATCCTTCACCGTGAAATTCCCATTGCTTTGATTGCCAATCTGATTGTACCGGCTGCTCACAACTCTCCCAGGTTTCAATGGCTTCTTTGCTGTCAACGATTTTTCTCCATCTTTGAACAGCCTTTTTGGCTGAATTGTAGAAAGAACCCCCTCGTCTTTCTTCACAGACCTTTTAGATCCTACCGTTGTCGCTGCCGGCTTAGGAGCAAGAACCTTGGAAACAGTTTTACGTGACTTGGGGCTAAGACTCAAGCTCTTACCTCTATCTCTTGTGCACTTGCCTTCATCAATATCTTGAAGCTTAAAGAAACAGGACTTGCGGCGA
Protein-coding sequences here:
- the LOC107887744 gene encoding uncharacterized protein — protein: MATLAAVAARRIATVPRTPPPCQAASLITRRGLAGAADHHGPPKVNCWQEPMNPANWKEEHFVIVSLTGWGLVFYGGYKFLTKGKGKKEENTVETAKK
- the LOC107886742 gene encoding uncharacterized protein, which translates into the protein MSILQYPDSFNVPELQVWNNAAFDNGDSEDTNAIKDSWCNFNSGSVNQSLESDGSKENQSPLWIKSPVSFKSTASVVKPLSSKNVTGNTREPFSAKMKSGVCKEEEKKRDAKKIDMEIEEIEKEVARLSAKLESLRLEKAEYNARSISMRGRIVPAKFMEQKQSIKILETTKKMEDPLFSSVKTKVNRRGVSLGPTEIFSATKSRQFLKQETTTPIQSIQSRRKSCFFKLQDIDEGKCTRDRGKSLSLSPKSRKTVSKVLAPKPAATTVGSKRSVKKDEGVLSTIQPKRLFKDGEKSLTAKKPLKPGRVVSSRYNQIGNQSNGNFTVKDARKRSLTENDKQESNRHDKKRVSNERVVESCKNQKSESRVKKKWEIPSEVIILKDATQDESPQSIDKINDVLPKIRTVRVWAESPRDSGPAKRVAELTGRKSYFSMEEEAEEDSVCQALSFAEEDGEEQ
- the LOC107886743 gene encoding putative pentatricopeptide repeat-containing protein At1g03510; its protein translation is MSSNSTNYMRLLSLTKQLTSYVNQGRHLDALSLFHTMQTSPSLTLDPFVFPLVLKSCAAIHRPRLASCIHAHATKSSLLSNQFVACALIDMYGKCFSISLARKLFDEIPQRNAVSWSSMISLYTRYGRMDAALALFQSMDVEPNESTFNAIIAGLTEVGDGPSKAIGFYRRMQELGLRPNLITLLALLPACVVLAALSSIKEIHGYAFRSNIESHPQLRTGLVEAYGRCASLVNARNVFQYMKERDVVAWSSLISAYALHGEARGALEVFKQMELAKVRPDDITFLGVLKACSHAGLADEALGYFDRMRIDYKVEASADHYSCLVDALSTAGRLYEAYNVIKEMTMKPTAKTWGALLGACRTYGEVELAEIAGRALFEIEPSNAANYVLLAKIYASVGRYEEAERMRMEMKERGVKVAPGSSWI
- the LOC107886744 gene encoding uncharacterized protein; translation: MGGGLLSHKGNGSGNGHKGRPYVLMLLLAFGAALLGVMVLHKFREIRIFNLLIEDKNRQLLSLQLLLQKEKEYTKDMRRKAEETKAKIYYLRNQKMELDRRLLDMLSTLDSLKDEQKAMESALEEKKREIKLLRDKDLNTGNENPQIIALTATLKQKEAEIEELKHHLTGQVRVWSVSTDDPSNPKVNMTKGKTEFSREESRRVHESSYKGGHNSPEGQDATETKFSFSQEEDKGEGFEDGSEKRGGQQQKLESLGENANNHGAIREMKIGDTDDTGNYVVDGKKNHANAIDTVNDVDNEQEKRISFSGQLEKRRVPHLESERIREGGKKMDIDENSRISSLPERIGHLSRSKGKRWRSLARKRLLKRNVNSGIDAVENMTGRRLSKENKALVRSKEDGAGSGEPQKDERDKTEKTGPRKEMGARKANLFKHRNSEDTEDMSDRKVSAKTSHQVEGENAMQRNHDDSLAMAIQDTGVIREASKYTQGTNHVKVEEAAKIKQIEGHETEEDIEVAYEQEPKTEAEKGDLSSNYMSESDGKEGNKDDTNEPHF